A DNA window from Onthophagus taurus isolate NC chromosome 1, IU_Otau_3.0, whole genome shotgun sequence contains the following coding sequences:
- the LOC139429602 gene encoding sensory neuron membrane protein 2-like, with protein MCCGILCKFIAFIIAGVGIAAIIIGAVVGFAVLPDNIRDEVERRVRLEYGTDQFERWQVLPFNQTAKIYFFEPSSETNFRTVNQRGPFVYKMNRRKTVDNRNADDDTITYQEHLTFDFDATESAFPDTEQLNLLNVPLVSLVQSIENRLPEGINDEINSAFENPENLFRRFSVRDFLFQGYTFCANPTAAPNLCPSRDDINNMDYIEAQGATALSFAFLRHRHNAFDGTYVITAGMDDIRDLGLIRTWNGQPNLPNNIWGNTGQCREINGRDSTIFPPNIHRNDNFRIFYSDICRTVTLEHVENVDFEGISTQRREFEETTLNNDNDNTCYCTRGTNLPDGSEQCWQNGFTDLFTCTGSHVVLSYPHFLDVRNLPNPVQGLTANWDDHGSYTLIEAGTGTPLKIVKRFQYNMVIRNIDRVNVMTGLEPTIYPVLWIEETMELPWDLIDKIHDTYLAELNTVTIITWVLIGGGIAIFIASILLKLLCCC; from the exons ATGTGTTGTGGTATACTTTGCAAGTTTATTGCTTTCATTATAGCTGGAGTTGGTATAGCTGCAATTATTATCGGTGCAGTTGTAGGTTTTGCTGTTTTACCTGATAACATTAGAGATGAAGTAGAGAga AGAGTTAGATTAGAGTATGGTACTGATCAATTTGAAAGGTGGCAAGTTTTGCCTTTCAATCAAACAgcgaaaatttattttttcgaacCTAGTTCCGAAACGAACTTTAGGACGGTGAATCAAAGAGGACCATTCGTATataa AATGAACAGGCGAAAAACAGTAGATAACAGAAATGCCGACGACGATACCATAACATACCAAGAACACCTCACATTTGATTTTGATGCAACAGAATCAGCATTTCCTGATACagaacaattaaatttacttaatGTTCCATTAGTG agtTTAGTACAATCAATAGAAAACAGGTTACCAGAAGGTATTAACGACGAAATAAACTCAGCATTTGAAAACCCAGAAAATTTGTTTCGAAGATTCAGTGTTAGAGACTTTTTATTTCAAGGATACACATTTTGTGCAAACCCAACAGCAGCTCCTAATTTATGCCCAAGCAGAGATGACATAAATAATATGGACTATATTGAAGCGCAAGGAGCAACAGCTTTATCATTTGCATTTTTAAGacat AGACATAATGCTTTTGATGGTACTTATGTAATAACCGCTGGAATGGATGATATTAGAGATCTTGGTTTGATCAGGACATGGAATGGGCAGCCTAATTTACCAAATAATATTTGGGGAAACACCGGACAATGTAGAGAAATTAATGGTCGCGATTCAACCATATTTCCACCGAATATACATAGAAATGATAACTTTAGAATATTTTATAGCGACATTTGtag GACGGTAACTTTAGAACATGTCGAAAATGTAGATTTTGAAGGTATATCAACTCAAAGACGTGAATTTGAAGAAACAACTCTTAACAACGACAACGATAACACTTGTTATTGTACTAGAGGAACCAACTTGCCTGAtggttctgagcaatgttggCAAAACGGGTTTACAGATCTTTTCACTTGTACAG gatCACACGTAGTGCTTTCATATCCTCATTTCCTGGATGTAAGAAATTTACCAAATCCCGTACAAGGATTAACCGCAAATTGGGACGATCATGGTTCTTATACACTTATAGAGGCC GGCACTGGCAcaccattaaaaatagtaaaaagaTTCCAATACAACATGGTTATAAGAAATATTGATCGTGTCAATGTAATGACTGGACTGGAGCCTACGATCTATCCTGTATTGTGGATTGAAGAA ACCATGGAATTACCTTGGGATTTAATTGACAAGATACATGATACGTACTTAGCAGAATTAAATACCGTTACTATAATTACATGGGTATTGATTGGTGGAGGTATTGCAATATTTATAGCTAgtatacttttaaaattattatgttgttgttaa